The following coding sequences lie in one Panicum virgatum strain AP13 chromosome 6N, P.virgatum_v5, whole genome shotgun sequence genomic window:
- the LOC120679678 gene encoding uncharacterized protein LOC120679678, with protein sequence MDHFINLMKLPQTGNNQPLLSDYERTMNIERWREGTRAAHKLNVAERAAFCEQNNMTELELLQIEYGEDWWKQPLPLPPITWQFELGKDLVAPEQIPKLPTRMRQLHSWYKMQKSKLFGASYLDEDLHKGEGKVWVDFEHLYHFYQQVALDVSIMTLWTVMESHKCRRCGINNIGFLNPSTIHENTVNLPSTVDYLYKAFLSMQDKRSILLSYNCFYHHVLLDISLSNSRIEVSDSQKRPLSLIQPVIDVLNKAFAKYRKKSKIHRPFWGDFTVEEAKYILKQPPGNDHCGFYVMHYMHCYTGDCRSAEMNTELDSGELLMGELVALQEELAGWLVDYVVKPGSEYNII encoded by the exons ATGGACCATTTCATAAACTTAATGAAACTGCCGCAAACTGGAAATAATCAACCTCTGCTTTCAGACTATGAGCGAACTATGAATATAGAGAGGTGGCGTGAAGGAACCCGAGCTGCACACAAGTTAaatgtagctgaacgggccgcatTTTGTGAACAAAACAACATGACAGAGTTAGAACTTCTTCAAATTGAGTATGGAGAAGATTGGTGGAAACAACCATTGCCACTACCACCGATTACCTGGCAATTTGAATTGGGGAAAGATCTGGTGGCCCCAGAACAAATCCCGAAGCTACCCACAAGAATGCGACAGTTGCATTCTTGGTACAAGATGCAAAAAAGTAAGCTGTTCGGGGCAAgttatcttgatgaagatcttcaTAAGGGGGAAGGCAAAGTGTGGGTTGATTTCGAGCACTTGTATCATTTCTACCAACAGGTTGCTCTCGACGTCTCAATTATGACCTTGTGGACTGT aatGGAGTCACACAAATGTAGACGATGTGGGATTAACAATATAGGCTTCTTGAACCCTAGCACCATACATGAGAACACAGTCAATTTACCAAGTACCGTTGACTACTTGTACAAAGCTTTCCTCTCCATGCAGGATAAAAGATCCATACTTCTTTCATACAATTGCTT TTATCATCATGTCCTACTCGATATCAGCCTTAGCAATAGTCGAATCGAGGTTTCTGACTCACAAAAGAGGCCATTATCACTAATCCAGCCCGTCATTGATGTCCTCAACAA GGCCTTCGCTAAGTACCGTAAGAAAAGCAAAATCCATAGACCTTTTTGGGGAGACTTCACTGTAGAAGAGGCTAAATACATCCTCAAGCAGCCTCCGGGCAATGATCACTGTGGGTTCTATGTAATGCATTACATGCACTGCTACACCGGCGATTGCAGAAGCGCCGAAATG AACACTGAGTTGGATTCAGGTGAATTGCTCATGGGCGAGCTAGTAGCACTTCAAGAAGAACTAGCCGGATGGCTTGTGGACTACGTGGTGAAGCCAGGATCTGAGTACAACATAATCTAG